One window of the Eucalyptus grandis isolate ANBG69807.140 chromosome 8, ASM1654582v1, whole genome shotgun sequence genome contains the following:
- the LOC104416601 gene encoding sugar transporter ERD6-like 7 isoform X1, translated as MAINEDIENQETGDREGVRERLLVLQEKDRAGKDEGTDKGRPWMVYFTTFVAVCGSYEFGTCAGYSSPTQDAIVEELSLSTAEYSVFGSILTFGAMIGAITGGPIADFVGRKWTMRIASALCVAGWLAIYFAEGALALDIGRLATGYGMGVFSYVVPIFIAEITPKNLRGALTAVNQLMIVAGVSVSFIIGTVLAWRVLALIGLIPCAVLLFGLFFIPESPRWLAKTGREKEFEAALQKLRGKDADISEEAAEIQDYMETLQLLPKASILDLFRRRYLSSVIIGVGLMVVQQFGGINGVCFYTSNIFEEAGFSSSVGTITYAILQVIVTAIGAALVDRAGRKPLLLISGTGLVLGCIVTALSFFLKVHDLAADAVPILAVTGILLYIAAFSAGMGAVPWVVMSEIFPINIKGVAGGFATLVNWFGAWAVSYTFNYLMSWSSYGTFLLYAVINAAGMVFVITVVPETKGRSLEQIQAAINRE; from the exons ATGGCGATTAACGAGGAcattgaaaatcaagaaactGGGGACAGAGAAGGAGTAAGAGAGCGGCTCCTCGTGCTGCAAGAGAAGGACCGAGCTGGCAAAGATGAAGGAACCGATAAGGGTCGTCCGTGGATGGTCTATTTCACCACATTCGTTGCGGTTTGTGGTTCCTATGAATTCGGGACCTGC GCAGGTTATTCATCACCAACTCAGGATGCTATAGTGGAGGAACTTAGTCTCTCTACAGCTGAG TATTCAGTCTTTGGATCCATACTGACATTCGGTGCAATGATTGGTGCAATTACCGGAGGACCAATCGCTGATTTTGTTGGCCGTAAATGG ACAATGAGAATAGCGAGCGCTCTTTGTGTAGCAGGATGGCTTGCTATTTACTTTGCTGAG GGAGCACTTGCTCTGGATATTGGAAGATTGGCCACGGGATATGGAATGGGAGTCTTTTCCTATGTG GTACCAATATTTATAGCTGAAATTACACCCAAAAATCTCCGTGGAGCTTTGACTGCTGTCAATCAG CTTATGATCGTTGCTGGAGTGTCCGTTTCCTTCATAATTGGGACAGTATTAGCTTGGAGGGTTTTGGCATTAATTG GTCTAATCCCCTGTGCAGTCCTACTGTTCGGCCTGTTTTTCATTCCAGAGTCTCCTAGATGGCTG GCGAAAACAGGCCGTGAAAAGGAGTTTGAAGCCGCGCTGCAGAAACTCCGGGGAAAGGATGCGGATATTTCTGAAGAGGCTGCTGAAATACAA GACTACATGGAAACTCTTCAACTGCTCCCAAAAGCCAGCATTCTCGATTTATTTAGGAGAAGATATCTGAGCTCTGTCATC attggtGTTGGATTGATGGTCGTCCAGCAGTTCGGAGGGATAAACGGTGTCTGTTTCTATACAAGCAATATTTTCGAGGAAGCAG GTTTCTCCTCCAGCGTTGGAACCATAACTTACGCAATCCTCCAG GTTATTGTCACGGCTATTGGCGCTGCACTGGTCGATAGAGCTGGAAGAAAGCCCCTTCTCTTG ATCTCGGGGACAGGATTGGTCCTAGGATGCATAGTAACTGCCCTTTCATTCTTTCTAAAG GTTCATGATCTGGCAGCTGATGCTGTCCCGATACTTGCCGTCACCGGCATTCTG CTATACATAGCAGCATTTTCCGCTGGAATGGGCGCGGTTCCTTGGGTCGTGATGTCCGAG ATTTTCCCCATCAATATCAAAGGAGTAGCTGGAGGGTTTGCAACACTAGTAAACTGGTTCGGCGCTTGGGCAGTTTCCTACACTTTCAACTACTTAATGAGCTGGAGCTCCTATG GTACCTTCCTTCTTTATGCGGTGATTAACGCCGCAGGGATGGTGTTCGTGATCACGGTGGTCCCTGAAACGAAAGGGAGGAGTCTTGAGCAGATTCAAGCAGCTATCAACAGAGAATGA
- the LOC104416601 gene encoding sugar transporter ERD6-like 7 isoform X2 yields MIGAITGGPIADFVGRKWTMRIASALCVAGWLAIYFAEGALALDIGRLATGYGMGVFSYVVPIFIAEITPKNLRGALTAVNQLMIVAGVSVSFIIGTVLAWRVLALIGLIPCAVLLFGLFFIPESPRWLAKTGREKEFEAALQKLRGKDADISEEAAEIQDYMETLQLLPKASILDLFRRRYLSSVIIGVGLMVVQQFGGINGVCFYTSNIFEEAGFSSSVGTITYAILQVIVTAIGAALVDRAGRKPLLLISGTGLVLGCIVTALSFFLKVHDLAADAVPILAVTGILLYIAAFSAGMGAVPWVVMSEIFPINIKGVAGGFATLVNWFGAWAVSYTFNYLMSWSSYGTFLLYAVINAAGMVFVITVVPETKGRSLEQIQAAINRE; encoded by the exons ATGATTGGTGCAATTACCGGAGGACCAATCGCTGATTTTGTTGGCCGTAAATGG ACAATGAGAATAGCGAGCGCTCTTTGTGTAGCAGGATGGCTTGCTATTTACTTTGCTGAG GGAGCACTTGCTCTGGATATTGGAAGATTGGCCACGGGATATGGAATGGGAGTCTTTTCCTATGTG GTACCAATATTTATAGCTGAAATTACACCCAAAAATCTCCGTGGAGCTTTGACTGCTGTCAATCAG CTTATGATCGTTGCTGGAGTGTCCGTTTCCTTCATAATTGGGACAGTATTAGCTTGGAGGGTTTTGGCATTAATTG GTCTAATCCCCTGTGCAGTCCTACTGTTCGGCCTGTTTTTCATTCCAGAGTCTCCTAGATGGCTG GCGAAAACAGGCCGTGAAAAGGAGTTTGAAGCCGCGCTGCAGAAACTCCGGGGAAAGGATGCGGATATTTCTGAAGAGGCTGCTGAAATACAA GACTACATGGAAACTCTTCAACTGCTCCCAAAAGCCAGCATTCTCGATTTATTTAGGAGAAGATATCTGAGCTCTGTCATC attggtGTTGGATTGATGGTCGTCCAGCAGTTCGGAGGGATAAACGGTGTCTGTTTCTATACAAGCAATATTTTCGAGGAAGCAG GTTTCTCCTCCAGCGTTGGAACCATAACTTACGCAATCCTCCAG GTTATTGTCACGGCTATTGGCGCTGCACTGGTCGATAGAGCTGGAAGAAAGCCCCTTCTCTTG ATCTCGGGGACAGGATTGGTCCTAGGATGCATAGTAACTGCCCTTTCATTCTTTCTAAAG GTTCATGATCTGGCAGCTGATGCTGTCCCGATACTTGCCGTCACCGGCATTCTG CTATACATAGCAGCATTTTCCGCTGGAATGGGCGCGGTTCCTTGGGTCGTGATGTCCGAG ATTTTCCCCATCAATATCAAAGGAGTAGCTGGAGGGTTTGCAACACTAGTAAACTGGTTCGGCGCTTGGGCAGTTTCCTACACTTTCAACTACTTAATGAGCTGGAGCTCCTATG GTACCTTCCTTCTTTATGCGGTGATTAACGCCGCAGGGATGGTGTTCGTGATCACGGTGGTCCCTGAAACGAAAGGGAGGAGTCTTGAGCAGATTCAAGCAGCTATCAACAGAGAATGA
- the LOC104416582 gene encoding LOW QUALITY PROTEIN: rust resistance kinase Lr10 (The sequence of the model RefSeq protein was modified relative to this genomic sequence to represent the inferred CDS: inserted 1 base in 1 codon), protein MKAYSYALYGSDLLIRDIEDSCNITMITLLSSQEVDRYKRVSPPYMDLHNMMAEGFNLLYSGSYSSEIFQICAISFRYRMVWCNPYDSSDDMRLFALRLVPVAVLNLFFFLVHFLAAKFILGAPCVLILLILKWMRRHQAADANIEEFLLAHNNFLPIRYSYPDIKKITKNFKCKLGEGGYDYVYRGILRSGNEVAVKILNKSKSNGQDFISEVATIGRIHHINVVQLVXFCFDYSKQALVYDFMPNGSLDKHISYKDGDDPLNSKKMYEISLGIARGIEYLHRGCDMQILHFDIKPHNILLDRSFTPKVSDFGLARLYPTDRGIVSLTAARGTLGYMAPELFYKDIGGISYKADVYSFGMLLMEMAGRRRNLNAHVERSSQIYFPLWVYDQLGKEKELERVDVIEEERETMRKMIIIALWCIQLSPNDRPSMRKVLDMLEGDMDRLQLPPKPLLYPMEAPVDDADAEIELETVSSSSSTPIVSSGYQF, encoded by the exons atgaagGCATACTCATACGCTTTGTATGGGTCTGATCTACTAATACGGGACATCGAGGATTCTTGCAACATAACCATGATCACTCTCTTATCGAGCCAGGAAGTGGATCGGTATAAACGTGTGAGCCCACCGTATATGGACCTCCACAACATGATGGCTGAAGGATTCAATCTCTTATATTCTGGATCTTATTCGTCGGAAATATTCCAGATTTGCGCGATAAGTTTCAGATACCGAATGGTGTGGTGCAACCCATATGACTCCT CTGATGACATGCGCCTTTTTGCGCTCCGTCTTGTGCCTGTCGCAGTATtgaatctcttctttttcttgg TCCACTTCCTGGCAGCAAAATTCATACTTGGAGCTCCGTGTGTGTTGATACTTCTAATCTTGAAGTGGATGAGAAGGCATCAGGCGGCCGACGCAAATATCGAAGAATTCCTACTAGCTCACAACAACTTTTTGCCAATAAGGTACTCTTACCCGGATATAAAGaagatcacaaaaaattttaaatgcaaGTTAGGTGAAGGGGGATATGATTATGTATATAGAGGAATACTTAGAAGTGGCAATGAAGTCGCAgttaagattttgaacaaatcaaaatctaatgGCCAGGATTTTATAAGCGAAGTGGCCACAATTGGAAGGATCCACCACATTAATGTGGTGCAACTTG GGTTTTGCTTCGATTACTCCAAACAAGCTCTTGTCTATGATTTCATGCCGAATGGATCTTTGGATAAACACATTTCCTATAAGGATGGTGATGATCCTCTTAATTCTAAGAAAATGTATGAGATCTCTCTTGGCATAGCTAGAGGGATAGAGTATCTACATCGGGGATGtgatatgcaaattctacaTTTTGACATCAAGCCTCACAACATTCTCCTAGACCGAAGTTTCACTCCGaaagtttctgactttggacttgcaagACTTTATCCCACCGATCGCGGTATAGTATCGCTGACCGCagcaagaggaaccttgggTTATATGGCTCCTGAGCTATTCTATAAAGACATTGGTGGCATTTCTTACAAAGccgatgtttatagttttgggatGTTATTAATGGAAATGGCTGGTAGAAGGAGAAATCTAAATGCACATGTAGAGCGTTCGagtcaaatttactttcctttgtgGGTTTATGATCAACTCGGTAAAGAAAAGGAACTTGAAAGGGTAGATGTcatagaagaggaaagagaaacaaTGAGGAAGATGATAATCATTGCATTGTGGTGTATACAATTGAGCCCTAATGATCGGCCATCGATGAGGAAAGTTCTAGATATGCTTGAAGGAGATATGGATAGACTGCAACTGCCTCCAAAACCACTTTTGTATCCAATGGAGGCACCAGTTGATGATGCTGACGCTGAGATAGAACTTGAAACAGTCTCATCTTCGTCAAGTACTCCGATAGTTTCTAGTGGTTACCAATTTTAG